In Numenius arquata chromosome 1, bNumArq3.hap1.1, whole genome shotgun sequence, the DNA window ATTACTGAATGAGGAACTGGATTTTCCGATGTAtcagaaaacatgtatttttgttattatatattaaattatttttaaatggattctGTTCTAAATCTATGTAACTGTATCTGGTGTATCCTGTTCAGGACCCTGAAGGGAGGAAGGCAGGTAAACAGCAAGCTCAAAGCCCTGAActccaggagagcagactttggcctcttcaaagatctGCTTAGAAGagtcccatgggataaggccctggagggaagaggggcccaagaaagttggttaatattcaaggactaAGTCCTGCAAGCTGGTCCATCCCAATGAGTAGGAAGTCAGACAGGAATGCCAGGAGGCCTACGTGGATGAACAAGCAAAACTCAAACACACATAGAAAgcatacagagggtggaagcagggacaggtaaccTGGAAGGAACAAAGAGACACTGTTCGAGCATGCAGGGttgaggttaggaaagccaaagcccaaaaGGAAATTAATGTGGTGAGAGGTGTCAAAGGCAACAAGGAGGGGTTCTATAAGTAcataggtgacaaaaggaagactaaggaaaatgtgggcccactgctgaatgagacCAGGGACCTGGTGAcagaggacatggaaaaggctgagtgtCACCTTTccctcagtctttactagcaagaccagccttcaggaatcccaggccccGGAGGCTAGGGAAAAGTCTGGAGTGAGGAAGATGTATCCATGGTGGAAGAAGGTCAGGTCTAGGAATACTTAAACAAGCTGGACATGCATAAGACCATGGGCCCTGATAGgttgcacccatgagtgctgagggagttgCCAGATGTCATTGCGAGGCAACTCTCGATATTCTTTGACTGATCATGGCAACTAGGAGAAGTGCccaaggactggaagaaagcaaatgtcactcctatcttcaataagggcaggaaggaggacccagggagcTCCACACTGTTTTGCCTCACTTTGATCCCTAAGAAGCTGATGGAGCAACTAATTCTGGAAACCATTTCTAGgtacatgaaggacaagaaggcgAGTTGGAgtagccagcatggattcaccaaggggaagtggTACTTGACCAACCTGATAATCTTTTATAATGAGAAGATTGGCTTGGAGAGAACAGTgaatattgtctacctagacttcagtaaggctttcaacactctctcccataagatcctcatagagaagctgttgatgtacaggctggatgagcagacagtgagatgGATTAAAAACTAGCTAAATAGATGGactcagagggtggtgatcagtagCATGAAGTCtacagctggaggccagtcactagtggtgcACCCAATGGGTCTCCGTCTTTCTTATAGGCTCCCtgtatatattgaaaggctgcagtaaggtctgcctggagccttctcttcttgaggctgaacaatcccaactctctcagactttcctcatggGAGAGCTCTTCTAGCCCTCTCatctgaggtctcttccaacctcaaccatttgGTGATTCTGTGTTTCCTCAAGAGCTCAAATTTTAGACACTAGTGAATATAATCTCTGTGAGATACCGATGTGGCCATGCTCACACAGGGTGCTCAATTTAATAGTCCTTGCCATTTTTTAGTGGGGACACTGATTACAAAAATCCCCTTGTTATTGTTCCAAGTTTGAAAGTGACTCTGAGATCTTTACTTCATGTTGGAAAATCTTGATTGAAATTGGAAAAGGTATTTTGATATATTCTTGTGACACTAGAAATTTGACTCGTATTTCTATATGCATTTTTCATAGGAATGCAACTGGAACCACCACATTCAACAATGACACATCTTGGTCTATGAACATGTGGGATTTGTGGCACAGTCTTATTTATACAGCAGAAGAAACTGCTGCCTTTCCTTGGGTTGTAATATTATGCttcaaaatgcagattttttttaagtgtgtgaGACTTTTGCCATGGGCGAGTTgatgttaattatttatttactttcccCTACAAAATACTGCTTTCTAGCTACACAATTCTTATTCAATACCTGCACCACAATTTGTGCTATGACAAGCCTTCAACGTAATTTGGCATTACAAATAACAGCAAGCATGACTTCAGCATGGTCGTTTGACTGTCCATCTCCAAGAAATGTTTTACCCACAAAGGCCACCTGTGCATCTTTCCCATTTAAGCGCATTCCAACTGAGTGCTGCAATTCCATATGTCACTTGAGTCTGCTTGTTTCAGATGCCCACTGTTACTAGCtatgttcttctgaaaaaaaagccctgtaaatCTAAAGAGCAAGAGAGGAATAAAATACAGGAAACGCTCAATAGGAAGGAAATACTGGCTTTGCTGCTGATGGCTTAATCAGACTGAAGTGGTCTTTCTCTGCCAGAGAGTATTTCACAactctgaatatttttgtttcaaataggAGCAAAAGGGCAACCCTTCTACAGAAGGAGTGAGCATTTCCTCCTGCTCAGTTTCCTGGTGGGCCTCCAGAAcggtgaggagcagggagggaatgTGGGTTTTCAGGATAACAGGCATATGTGTGATTGCAAAACACTGACTgaacttctgaaacagaaataggCTTCTCTGCAAGCATTTAGACAAAGCTCTGCATTTtagttttcaaatgtaaaatcaCAAGTTTCTTTTTACTAAATTTACAGGACGGAAATCTTAATTTAGCAAAAGGAGAAATCCCCACATGACTAgccagagcactggaagatgtgtaatgcttccttttttacttcttttttttttagcattaaaaCTAGTTCTTTTATCCGAGAGGTAAAGGTTAGGGTTCAGATGGTGACAGAAAGAGAATCAAAGATTAGAGAGAAGGCAAAAGATTAGACTAAACAAGCTTGAATGCATAGGTTTAAATGCAGGTTCCCAAAAATCCTGACTCTGTCTGCACAATTCCAAGTGCACAAAAAAGCCCTCTCTTCACACTTTCAAATGGCTTTGACTTTGATTTTAGGTCTAAGACACGAACACTCATGTTAAACAAAATTGAAAACCTCagaaaatttaatatttcacTCAAAGCACCCAATATGCAGTTCCATATACTGTGATGTATTCAATAAATCATTGTGCTTCTTTCCTTGCTTCCTTGTTCTCTCGGCAGTCCTTAGCAGAGTCGATTTAGCAGCATTTTCCATATATCATGTGGCTGTGCAACTTGAAAAATTACAGTATACTTTGCAAGGCCTGCTGTTTAAAGACAGCAGCTTCTGTCTCCACATCAAATCAGAGTCACGTCTATTTTCTCTCCTAATTATGAGTATTGGGATCGTGCTGTAAGAACATTTTTCTCCACTTGGATTTGTTTTTACAAAGTTTTTACGACGCAGGTGGTTTACTGACTGTGTGACACCAAAGATAAAGAGCATGacaatgcagagaagaaaactcattaaaaagtAAAGCTGTGATACCCCATTCGAGGTCGCATCTCTGAGCTTTGCTGAGAAATGAGCTGCTTGTGCAGCTGTATGCTAATATGAAGCACCTGAAAGCAATGTAAGAAAACTAAGTGAGCAGagcatttttccttcaaaacacataggcattctgaagaaaaatgttcaTGAGTTTGGTAGATCTATTGAGACAAATACTCATATTGGGAACAGTAGGGAAATTATTTGCCAGGAAGCACTGAGAGTGGCTTGGGAGCTGAAGACTTGTTTTGTAACAACGTGGCATGGGTACAATGCTTATACACTGCTTTTAATGGTCATCATATCGAACTGAAAAGGCTAATTATAGACTCAAGACTTTTTATCATTGTGAACAGTATAACATCAAGAATACAGAACTGGCTGTGCTAATAAAACCTTATGGCAACAACAGACAGCAAATAATTACTGATCTAGTGGTGGCTatcaaaaaaaaattccccttttGTCTTTTTCAGTGTGATACAAACCCTAAAGGTTTGCCTATGAGCGTTGTAtgacttcaggaaggacaggcaactgctggggaggggacagcagagggctacaaagatgatgaggggcctggagcatctctctgatgaggagaggctgagggacttgggtctttttagtctggagaagagaaggctgaggggggatctgatcaacgcctataaatacttaaagggagggtgtcaagaggacggggccggtcttttttcagtggtgcccagggacaggacaagaggaaatgggcacaaacttgaacataagaagtttcacctaaccatgaggaggaacttcttcactttgagggtggcagagccctggaagaggctgcccagggaggtggtggagtctccttctctgtagacattcaaacccccctggacacgttcttgtgggacctgctctgggtggacctgctctggcagggggttggactagatgatctctgaaggtcccttccaaccccatgtgattctgtgattctgtgaaatgactcAGTTCATTCAATTAAAATGTGACTCCATGCTGCCTTTTGAACTTTGTCAGTTTTACAGGCTTTCTGCAGCCAAATTACAGCAGAGATCACATCACTCTTAAGACAAATTAACATTGAAGTTGCAGTAATTTCGAAGGACCAGGCTTCACAGGTAGCTGTGCAAAAATGTAATGGTTAGCACGACTTGCAAAGCTAAGTGGTAAAACTGTTTCTCTAACTCGTGGCTTACTGAGAACACTCCCTTTATTCAGCACACAGAGCAGATTCAAGTGAACCAACTAGTTTAATGGACCCTTGGCAATCTGAGAAAAGTTTCTGAAGAGGACATTTCAAAGGGAGTTAAGAAGAATTGCAGGAAGAATGCACAGAGGCCCACACATGGACACACATGGTCCAATGTGTGTAGGCAGCGATGGGAAGGGGGAAAGTGCAGAAGATATGTGCATGAAGTTGTTTTTAAAGTTCTGAATTGCTTTAAAGTTCTGAACATTTTAAACTCATATAACAAAAAATGACATCTGTTAAAATCATCATTGTACTGTGACTTAGTGATCATCTTATGCATAAGGGTAAATGTTTCTCCCCTGGTTTAAGCCAAAATTCAAGAACTGACTTATGCTACACACCAAAGGAATTCAGGGTTTGGTATTAAACAAACAGAGCAACAGGTTGAACACTGCACACCTCAGGGCAATTACTGGATGCCGTCCTCTTCTATTCTGTGCAACTTGGCTCATCATGTAGCGGTTCAATTTATGAGTCTCTAAGGCACGAAGATGtggtataaaattaaaaaatccagacAGCAATAAGGACCAGGAACTTACCCCTTGTTTTGTATGTTCCTGAGCTCGTGAATGTTCAGCAGCCAGGCGCAATGCTTCATGCCCCAGATGGGGACAAGACAGGTTAATGGATTTTCCTCCCAAACACAATACAGAAGAGCAGAGTTTCATTCATCGTTTCCTTCCTTCACTTTCTGCAGCATTTCACTCCCAGCAATAGTCCATAATACCGGTGCTTTCCCCATGTAACACTTTTCCCTCAGCCAGGCCCCTACAATCAAGCAATGCTCCCCTCACTGGTCCGCTGAGCCCATGCCCATCCCACCAGTTCCCTTCACATCAACTTCACCCACAGCTTCAGCTCTTCACTAGCTCCTCCTCATGCCATGCCCCTCAGCAAGGGCTCTCCTGCTTCCTCGTGGTGTGATCTTTAAGACCCTCTTGCATTATTAAGGGTTGTAAGATGGGGCCTCCCACCATGTGGGGCTGCATGTGTTAGAACAACAGCCGTGTGTGGGTTACCCCTCCCACCATTCATATTGTACCTATATCTCCTGCAGAACAGTCAGTGCTGGGATCCCAGGTAGTATCTCCACAGCTGCTAAGACCCTGGGCTTACACTTAGAATAGGCAGCATTTCCAGACTATAAGATAGCTGTGTGGTAAGACACTCTGTTGTCCCTGCTCCTCTAAATTACTTCTTCATATCCATAATTAAGATAATTGCCATATTGCTAAACACTCATTTAGTGATGGATGCAGCACACTTGGCTGTTGCTACTGCAGAGTTCCTATGCACAGCTTTATGTCTGGAATAAACATCATTTGAAGTTTGGCTAAATGCCTCCACACCTTCCCCGACTTATGGTTCAATTTTCATTGAATGCCTCAAATCAGTACAAAATACACACAGGAACAGAAGTCCCAACCACAAACTTGACTGGTTTTGAAGAGATTTCAAGGATCTCTATTGTTTGCTAGTGCCATAGGAGAGAGATGCTCTCTCTGACGCAGTCTTCTTTTTGAACAGCCTCCTAAACAGCAGCGAAGCAGCAAGAGGCTTGGCGTTGTCAAGGGCCCTCTATTTGATGGTTGTTGAGGCTATTGTGCACAGTGACTTACTAAAAAGACACACTACAGAAAAGGTCAGTAGCCACAATATTTATTCCACTTGTGAAATTGTGCAACAGAAGGGAAAATGGATTTGAGAAATCAAAGAACTGGATCCAGTGTGTCATGGATAATTATCAAGACAGATGTCTTGGAGGAATGCCTTCCCCACTAATGCCCATTGCAGCAGAACAATCCACTAGCAGCTATACTGGCACTCCTGGGCTTTAAATATTGCTGACTTTCCTCAATAAAGATGTGTTGTGTATTTACCTGCTGTTTTTTGAGCCCATAGGCATCCAATCCCATTTGAAAGCTTTTCTCTCTAACCAGGAGAACtagacatatttttatttttcttttagttcagaCTCTGATTCTGTTGCATTGTCTAGTTATTGGCAGATGGGGAGTGAAATTAAACCAAATACCTAGAAATTTATTGTAAATTGGCAGCTCTCATCCTCTGAGTACCCAATTTTGAAAACATGATGTGTTGCTCTTACAAACTGTCATTGATTTCTGTTTCTGGGAGATAGGCATGAAGTTTTAAAACAGAGTTCTGGAATCataaacctaattttttttcatttagacagGAATTGATGAGAAATGGATAGAAACGATCACACAAGAATGCAAGGGCTGAAAGAACGAAGAGGGAATGTACTTGTtgaagaaaaagctaaagaaGGAATCTTGCTGATGTGCATCACCAGAGGGCCAGTTAAGCTTAGATGTTACATTACCCTGAGCTCAGACACGTTTTCCCTATCACAAACCCCTATCACAAATCTCCCTGGGGCAGAACTTGCCCTGACAACTGCGCATCCCAGGATAGGGCCCTGCACACTAGTGCCTGTCCAAGTAGCTCACTTGCTCCACCACCGCAGGATCCACCACTTTCTCACAAATGCAAAATTTGTACTCGCCACAGCGTGCAGCGTCTATGTTTGCACCTTGAAGCCACACACAGTCTAGGAAGGGACTTGAGCTGGCTCGTTGGAGCTGAAACCTGTGAAAAAATAGCAGAGATGTTCATCATCCCACGGAAAAGTCACAGGCTGACAGAATAACTCCCAACCGCTGCTGCCCATTTGACCCCCACAGCATTCAAGCTCTCTGATGGGGGCTTGCCTAGGCTGATAAGCAAGTGAGTGATGGGTAACCCATCTGCTGACAaacaggcagggggacaggaagATTACTGAGTGGTGGTTAAAGGTTGCGGCTTCTGGCTCATAACAAATACACGTGGACATGGTCGGCTCCTACCTGTGCAGCGACTTACAGATCAGGGGAGAAAGCTGATCCATCCTCCCACAGCCAGAGCCCCTCAGTTCCATTGCGAGACAGCCCAATCCAGAAAGAGTAAGAGCTGTAAGACTGTGCTGATCGCAGTATGAAGTCCTGTACGGAAATAAGTGCACAGCCTGTGAATCACATCCTTGCTTCACTCACAACAGCCTATGATTTAGAAAAGAAGTCTGTGCATAAGAGACTTTATTTCACAAATGAGTTTGGGCAGTGCCTCCTACTCCTGGCAGTCAGTGCCGTTTGGAGATATGGAAAAGGAACCTGCTGAGAGCATTCAGTAGTTCTCAGTAGTATTGAgataaccacagaatcacagaatcttcatggttggaaggggcctttgagatcatcgagtccaaccatacacaaaaaatcacaacaaaaacccaacccaacaatctcgggtgctagagcatgccctgaagtgccacatctaacCAAAGTTATCTAGGTAATGGGTATAGGACAATGACTTCTTTCCAACACCCTGGTTGCGTAGGTCAGGTAGGAAAAGGCCTTTGCATCATTTGCTATCATTGTACACaagaaattcaaaacacagaCAATAAACCCACAGAGTGCAAGACATAATCCCCTTGCCATTAAGGGTCTGAGTAGAAATACCTTCACAGTGAAGAGCTCTTGTGGCTGTGCTTTATCTGCTGCTTCATCTACAACATAGGAGTCAGAAAAAGATATGGATCTTCTTCTCGTCGTGTGGGAGAAGAGGCCGGGGGCAGGCCAGGCTGGCAAGCTTTCTAGTTGTGGACAGCAAGAAGCTGACCGCCAGGCTTCTGATGATTGCTAAATAGTTTGCTCCAGCAAGACAACAAAAGAGTTGCCAACTAGTACTAGCACAGTTACATTTTCCCTGATGTGGGACGAGGGTCTAGATGTAGACCCAAGCTGGTGTGTCTCAGATAACTCCCCTGAAGTCAGCAGAAATGCAGCAGGGAAGGTGCAGCAGAGAGGTACCAGCAGAGAGGCTCCGAAGGGGCATGGACAGTTTTTGCCACTTGGTCCAGCCCACGCATGCCATAGCATGCCACAGCACCAGTGGAAGAGTGGCTGCTCAGGCCACAGCaaaatgcagagagagagagagagaaaaaaaaataatctttaccaGCTCTTCCTTACTCTCTATCTTGAGAAATCTGGACTCCAGAGCAGAGCATTGAGCCTTGCTTTCTTTCCAAGTTTTCCATTCCTTCGAAAAGTAATAGCAGTCCTCCCCATACTGCAGCCAGTTCTCAGGACAAGGAATACATTTATGTCCTAGAACACAAAAGAGCACCTGATCAGGTCTGTCAGTGATGGCAGTCTCTAGTGGTCCATCGAAACCCTTCAGAATCACTAGAGCAGTGCACATGCTCTCCATCACAGAGGAGCAACAATTCTTCCTTCGTTCTGCACCTGAATTCATGTCCTCATTGGAGACTTAATAAACCCAGTTGTCAGAAGACCAGAAAAACACTTCTAAATGAGAATGAGAAAACCAAATAATAAAGATCTTTTGAATCTGACCAGCAAACCTGGAGGGTGCTAGTAAAACACAAACTGAGAAAATTTTGGAAGGTTGAGCTATGTTCAGAGAGCCACAGATCTAGGTGGACGTAAAAGGAAGCCTAGACTTTCAGTCATATGGGTACGTGTCTATTCATGTGAACTTATTTCTCGCTTCTTGTTCGCTTTAGGGCCAGCTCTTCCCTGCTATATGCTTTAAGACACAATTTATACTTCTCTGATAGCGTTTCATACTTGCAGTGCGCAGACATCAGTCAGTGGTGGCCAGCCACAGTGAAAAATAATGAGCCCATTGCTGTTAAAGAAAAACACCTTTCTGAGAGCTGCACTTTGTCTCTTTTCCGCCACGTTATTCTGTTAGCTACCTGTTGGGACCCTGAGTAATATTGAATCAAAGAAGAACTCAAAATGTTGgatttttctttcactcttgCACTATTGGGGAACTCAAGTTCAAGTTGGAAACGGAAATAATTGcaagcagataaaatattttgaaatttctggGAACCGGGTCCCAACTATAGGGTAAACCATGTTTGTTGCTCTACAGTTTGCAGGACCATTATATACTGAAACAAACCAGTGCCAGCTGGGAATGCTAGGACTTGATCCTGGGTGGCAATAGATAGCACAGCACAGTGCACTTGACTCTTACAAGAAGCTTCTGGTTTGTGCTAAATTCAAATGCAGAAAATTTACATAGATAATAACCTTGCCACTCTCTCACAAGATGTTAATTTATTATAATTCTCTTTGCTATATGATAATCTAACGTACTCAGCTCACCCATCATTAAAGTTTCACAACATAATTTtgcataagaaaaagaaaataccctCAGCATATAGTCTATAAACTGTTGAAACCAGTGATTACAATCCCATTTGGTAGAGTGCAGTATTTACACTGCTGCATCCACTACTGCATAACAGAATGAAGCTGTATTgaggagtcaaagcattccagaCAATTAAAGCCATTAGGAATTTTCCAtcaaaatttttttacaattcaCTGAAATTGACTGTGAAAGATGGAATGGTAGCATCAGTGAATTTACCTATtagaaacatatattttttttaaaaaagtgtcatCATCATGgtattttctgaattaaattgTTTAGTTTAGGGTACAAACCAGCTCCATTACAAAAATCCAATAAACATACTTCAGAAAGACTATTACTTAAAAAATGATCAAAATGGAAATGCAGCCTTTTGATTGACTtggtttaaatttgtttttaaatgaaataattcaggGCAATTTTAGAGATTTTGATTTTTCCTTCCAATattcttgacagaaaaaaaatcaatctgtgaTTGATCCATCTACCATAACGTGATGGAACCACCATCTTCCCACCACTATGTACCTCTGGAGGTGGCAAGTTGCTTTACGGTCTCTGTCAAGTTCAAATTCTGAGCCTGGAGGAGTTCCAGCTGCTGGTTGAGGCTTTCCATAATTTCCTTTTGCAGGGTGAAGTTTTCGTCCCTTTCACGCACAAGATGGCAGACCAGGACGACTTGAATCACAGGGAAAGAAGAATGAaatttttccattaatattaAAGCTAAACTGCTCGATGCAACCTGAATAAACTTGCCAAAGACACACATACCTCCCCATGACTGAATGTGCTTGACCCACATACAGTTTGTGCACACCTGTGAGCAAGATGTAATACATCCCAATTTCAAAGACTGGAGATCTCTTGAGTAGATAAACTCTTCCAGAAAGGGACACTGTTTTGCATCATTAATCCCCTAGGCTAATCCTTTCCTTTAACTAATTTCCTAGACTTTTAGTTGTTCATACTGAACTCTGAGCACCCCTTCTGTGACCATACTTACACCTGGCAGCCAAGACTCCTGCAGCTACCACTGAACTTAGGCAGAAGACCCCAAGTGCCACCGTTGCCAGTCGCCACCAGGAAGACGGACTAGGGGAATCTGAGacagacaaaaagaaggaaaagcagcaagaagaggaACCTCTCATCTTTGTatctgcagctcctgccttgcATAAGACAACACGACTAATAGTCTGCTCAGTGAATTGCTGAGTTTCAGACCAGTGTGTGGTATTAGATGATGAAAATTGTCCCATCAGTTGGCTGTGGCCAGTCGTCCTTAGGAGTTGGGGGCTGGGAAGTGAGCAAGCTGTGAAGACTAGCTTAGGCAGGAGCTTTTAAGAGAAAACGGATTGGACAAATAAAGCTAAACAGCACAGAATTTCACAAGTGGGGAAAGAATATCAAAGAAGTATTTGTGCTTACAACATTGCTGAAATTTTCCTGTGAAGCCAGGTATTTTtactttggggtatttttacTTTTGAGCACCTAACCTGCCAAATTGGGAATAAAGTCACCTTTTCAGAAAATAACCTCAGGAACAGTCACCAATGAAAGCCAGGTCCctgtaaaataatctgaaaattagGGCATACAGATGTGAGCAAGACCACCTACCTGCAGTTGCAGGCAGAAAGAGAGTCTCACACCTGGAAATGCACACACCCGTTCCTGCAATGTGGGCAGACGCAAAGACCCGCGTGAACTCACGCAGAGccccaaaacacagaggaaaGGATTGATTTCAACTTAAGACTTTTGTGTTCTTTTATTAGATCCCAGTATGAAATTTCCATGGGAATACTTAAGTTGAAGTCACCAACAGAAGTAACTGGCAAACCAACCTGTGGTATTTCTGCCTTTTACCCTCTGTGGTCCCTAACTCTAACCAAACAGTTGAGAAGAACTCTACGACATTACTGGTAAGTTCAGCTTCAGGCTCCAAGTATAAAACTCAAGGACCCCTCAAAAAGTGAGAATGAGGTAATCACTGGCTAGCCAATAAGGGAAAAATTCCTTCAGAAATAGCTCTTTAATCTATTAGGTTATTATCAAATTTACCAAATTAACCTCCAGCATTTagtcaggctggaaaaaaaacaacctcttttTGCTTTGCTACAACCTTTCATAGAGAGCAATTCTAAAGCACTAATGCATAGCATAAAGAATATAGATTTGGGATCAGCCAcattcttcccttcctctgtgaAGCTATGTAGCATAATTATTATGATTTTAAGTACAAAAAGGTATTTGTCCATCTATTCCTTCCCTTAAGAGAAAACATACTTTTCCCCTAGCTTCCCTTTACTTCATTCTGTTAGTCAGATTTAAATGAGTAAAGCTGAAAGACTTTTGCAAGGTCCCTTAGGCAGATTGCTTCACTAACTTCCAGGAGCTGACACTTAATGTCTAACtggaatgtgtttatttttacttagCTGCATCCCACAACCTTAATTATCTCTCTCCTCTCAAATCTAAACAGTTTTTCCGCATTCACTACCCTTCCATTCTTCTTAAtctcctgccttttttcttttctccctccaatTTCTTAAAAGATTTGAGTCCAAAGGGCTCCCAGAAGCCAAGAAGCTTCTTGGTAGGTGAAATCCTCCTCGGAGTGTGACATAAAAAATGTTCCCCAAGGAGAGAGTTTGCCTTGGAGAAAACTGTCCCCCAACACCAGCACTACCTTTCGCTCTGGCAGTTTGGAGTTCCTGGTCCCGGGATTTTTCCAGTGTCGTGAACCTCAGGTCTGCGTATGTCACTTCTTCACCTGTCATTTCTGGCAAGGTTACAGGAGAATTCAACAATTTGGTTGCTCCCACAGGAGAAACA includes these proteins:
- the LOC141468027 gene encoding C-type lectin domain family 7 member A-like, translated to MGQFSSSNTTHWSETQQFTEQTISRVVLCKAGAADTKMRGSSSCCFSFFLSVSDSPSPSSWWRLATVALGVFCLSSVVAAGVLAARFVLVCHLVRERDENFTLQKEIMESLNQQLELLQAQNLNLTETVKQLATSRGHKCIPCPENWLQYGEDCYYFSKEWKTWKESKAQCSALESRFLKIESKEELDFILRSAQSYSSYSFWIGLSRNGTEGLWLWEDGSAFSPDLFQLQRASSSPFLDCVWLQGANIDAARCGEYKFCICEKVVDPAVVEQVSYLDRH